The window TTTTGAAGTGGGCTTTATTAATTAAAAAACAAAAATATGTATTTAAAAAAAAATTGATACCGGTAATTTTCATTTTCATTTTCTCATGTAATGATCAAGATTATGGAAAATTTATTTTAAAGGAATTGGATGAGATTGTTGTCCCTGTTAATGATTTCGCATTATCCAATCCAGGAATGATTAGTATTTACGACTCAGACTCTGGAGAACATGTAATGATTTACAATCATGTAATCAACAAACTGCAGATTTCAGAATTTCCATCTGGAAAATTGAAATTAAATATTCCATTAGAGTTTGAGAGCGAGAAAAGAACTAAGCGATTTACAGGAGGAACTCTGATTGCTGAAGATTCGATTTTTGTGACATTTTATCCTCCTTCACTTGGAATGATAAATTTTAAAGGTGATTTAACCTTTGAACAAAAATTACCTGAATCTAATTATAGAGTTTCACATATCGGGAATGGGAGCATGATCCCACTTTTCAAATCGAATGGTAGAATTTATGGTGCTCAGCCATTCCTAATGGATCATCATAGAATGTCAAAGGAAGATGTTCAAAAACAGCAGTTGGTTTACAGTGTGAGTTTGGAGGAAGATGGTGCGGCCTGGCATGAAGTTTTTTATAGTCCGACTTATTGGGATGAAGGGAAAAAGCTTTCCTATTTTTCTTGGGCAAAGCGTGGTGATTTGATTTATATTTCTCCATTTTACGATCATCAAATTCAGGTTTTTGATACCAAAACAAATCAAGTTGTAAATGTCAAAACCGTCAAGTCAAGTCAAGTGGATAATTTCAATGTGGTGAATCAAATGCCTGAAAACGAAAGTAAATCAGTAATCGCTACCTTGGAGTCAGGTCAATATGAGACTTTTTTATATGATAAATATAGAGATGTTTTTTATAGAGTTTTCCTCCCACCTTATCCGATCGAAAAGCAGTATGAAATAGAGGAACTTAGATTAATGGAAAGATCAAGACCAAAAACAGGAATCATGGTTCTTGATGCAGATTTGAATATTCTTTCAGAGCATATATTTGATTTATTTCAAGTTCACTCTTCAGATAATTTTCTTGTTGGTAAAGAAGGGCTTTATGTCTCAACTAATAATATGAATAGTCCGAGCTTTACCGATGATCAAATGAGCTATGTTAAGTTGAAACTGGATCAATAACAGTATCTTTAATATTCTAATTTTACATTAAGCTTCTCTAAACTAAATCGAAACTGTGTTATAATCATGCATAGTCCAGATTTCCCTTTTCACTGATTATTCCCTAACTTTAAGAGAACCCCAAACTATGAGAAGCTATGAAATACCACATCACTTTTATCGTATTGATACTTTGTTTATCGCTGGCAAAAGCTCAAGAAATTCCAAGCAAAGAAATCCAAATCAAAACAGCCTTGCTCGCTGCTCCAGAAGAAATGAAAGCTGGTGCCATGGTCTATGGATATGATGAAAAAGGAGAATTTATCATCTTGCGCAAAGGAACCAATGAGCTCATCTGCCTCGCGGACGATCCAAAAAGTCCGGGATTTAATGCTTCTTGCTACTTTAAGGAACTGGATATTTTTATGGAAAGAGGTAGACAGCTGAAAAAGGAAGGAAAAAACACTAAGGAAATTTTTGATATTAGAGAAGCAGAGGCAAAGAGTGGAAAATTAAAAATGCCTAAGGATGGAGCGACGCTTTTTGTATTGACAGCCGAAGATGCTGATTACAATCGGAATACTGGAGAAGTCAAAGATTCTTATCTCCGCTATGTGGTCTATATCCCATGGGCAACTTCAGAAAGTACAGGTTTGCCACTTCGCCCTTCTGGACCAGCTATGCCATGGATCATGGATCCCGGAACACACCGCGCCCACATCATGATCAATCCACCGAGGAATTAGGGTAGTTATTTGTTGATTAAGTGATTGGTCAAAAATCTTTAACCACAAGGGTTACGAAGAATTCACAAGGGTCACAAAGTCTAACTCCCCTAAGGAATATCACTGTGCTCTTTGTGCAACCTTGGCGTTTTTTGTAGTAAAAAGATTATTTTGCGTTAGCCAACTTTAAAACATCAGAATCTTCTAACATTTCAACCTTCCCAAAAAATTCTAATCAACAATGGCGGGCAAGTTTTTCCAATCTTTCAATCCGCCACGTCTGACAAGTTTTTCCAATCTTCTATCCTCTCCCAAAATCGAGCTTTTCCAACCTTCCAATCTTCCAACTTTCCCAATCTTCCAACGTCTACCCCCCTTTCTTCTTCCATTTCCCTTGGGTTTTCATTTGGTTTCTGTTGCGTTTGGCCTTAGAGTTTTTGTTTCCACGTTTTTCTTTTGGCTTGTTGGGGTTGGGTCTTGGGATCGCTTTTTTCTCGTGAAAGCCCCCTTTGAAATCAGGGTTTTCCTTCCGCTTCTGACCATCAATCTCACGATCATAGATTTGTTTTTCTATAAATGGCGTTGGAGTAATGGAAACTTCATCTGGAATGTTGGCTTCCATAACAGTCATTCGGATGATTTCTTCTATCCTTTCGAAGTGATAGATTTCCGCAGGATTGACAAAAGTAATGGCCGCACCATCTTGCTCTGCGCGACCTGTTCTTCCAATTCGGTGAACATAATCTTCATAGATCAAAGGCACATCAAAATTGATCACATGACTCACCATGGTGATGTCAAGCCCTCTTGCCGCCACGTCTGTTGCAACCAGAATTCTTACATCACCCGCTTTAAAATCCTCCATGGAGTTGATCCGTGTATTTTGTCCTTTGTTGGCGTGAATCACACGGATTTCTCCAAGATTTTTCCTGCTTAAATATGTAAAAACAGATTCCGCATTTTTTCTCGATTTGGTAAAAACGATCACTCGTTTTACATTTTCGTCTGCTAGAATGTGTTCAAGGAGATTTGTTTTGGTTTTGATATTTGGGACAAGATACTTGATCTGATAAATGGTCTCAGCTGTTGTCGCTTGTGCTGAGATTTCTACCCTTTCAGGAAATTCTAAAAATTCTGTAGAAAGTCGTTCTACTTTTTCACTGAAAGTGGCAGAGAAAAGAAGGTTTTGTCTTTTGGTAGGGATCACTTCTAGAATTGCTCTGATTTGTGGGGTGAATCCCATGTCTAGCATCTTATCGGCTTCATCCATGACCATGGTTTTGATTTCACGGACGAAGATTTCACCTTTTTTGTACAGATCCATAAATCTGCCTGGGGTCGAAATGATAATATCAACTCCTGCTTTTAATTTTTCGATTTGCGGTTTAGGGCCAAGTCCACCATAAAGACATACAAATCTCAAGTCTGTGAATTTCCCAAAATCAATCACAGCTTCCTCAATTTGCATGCAAAGTTCACGTGTTGGAGCAAGGATTAGAACTCTCGGATGTTGTCCTTGAGCATATTTTGCTTTAAATAAAATCGGTAGCACATAGGCTGCGGTCTTGCCTGTTCCGGTCTGCGCAATACCTAAAACATCATGTCCAGCTAAAGCAAGTGGTATAGCTTTTTCCTGAATTGGGGTAGGTTTGGTGTAGCCTGCCTCTTTGACTGCTTCTAAAAGCTGTTTATTTAATTTAAAATTTTCAAAAGATGGAGTGCTATCGGACATGATTGATTATTTTTGAAGAATTGGGAAAACATTAGAAATTAAACTCAAACAAAGTTTTTCTGGTTGATTTTTGTAATTGATTTTCTCCCAATGTCAATTACAGATATGAACAACCTTTCATACAAAATTAAAATTCCATGAAAAGTATCTTGATCACCGGTGCAAATATAGTAAATGAAGGCAAGATTACCCCTCTAGATATTCTTATCCAAGATGGCTTATTTTATAATGTTGGAAATGATCTGTCAGAATTTGATGCGGATATCAAAATTGATGCAAAGGGAAAATACATTTTTCCTGGCCTTATTGATGATCAAGTTCATTTTAGAGAGCCAGGATTGACGCATAAGGCTGACATTTATACAGAAAGTAAATCTGCCGTAGCAGGCGGGATCACCACTTATATGGAAATGCCCAATACTGTTCCTCAAGCTACTACGATAGAATTGCTTGAAGACAAATACAAAATCGCATCCGAAAAATCTTTGGCGAATTATTCTTTTTATTTAGGGGCAACCAATGATAATATTGATGAAATTTTAAAAGTAGATCCAGAAAATGTTTGTGGGATTAAGGTTTTTCAAGGTTCATCCACCGGGAATATGCTGGTCGATAATCAAGAAAGTCTCAAAAGAATTTTTTCTGAATGTAAACTCTTGATCGCTACACACAGTGAAAATGACAATATCATCAAAGAAAATCTAGAAAAGTACAAAGCAGAGTTTGGTGAAGATATCCCGACTGAATATCATCCTAAAATTCGAACAGAGGAGGCCTGTTACGATGCATCAAAAAGAGTAGTAGATTTAGCGAGACAGTATGGATCCAAATTGCATGTTTTACATATAAGTACAGCCCGGGAAGTCGAGCTGTTTGATAATCGATTACCTCTAGAGGAAAAAAGGATCACAGCAGAAGCTTGTGTTCACCACCTTTGGTTTTCGGAGGAAGATTATCAAGAGAAGGGAAATTTTATCAAATGGAATCCAGCGATCAAAACTGCTGAAGATAGAGCAGGGATATTAAAGGGTGTTCTGGAAGGTAATATAGATGTGATTGCGACAGATCATGCGCCGCATACATTGGAAGAGAAAAGCGAAAAGTATCTCAAAGCTCCATCTGGAGGCCCTTTGGCACAGCACAGCTTAGTCGCTTTATTGGATCTATACCATGACCGCAAGATTAGACTTGAGGAGATAGCTCAAAAGACGAGTCATAATGTTGCGATTTTATTTGAAATCGAAAAAAGGGGATATATCAGACCAGGATACCATGCGGATTTGGTCATTGTAGATTTAGATAGTCCATGGGAAGTAAATAGAGAAAATGTACTATCTAAATGTGGTTGGTCACCTTTTGAAGGCCATACATTCAAGTCAAAAATCACGCATACGATCGTTTCGGGTCACTTGGCGTACGATAATGGTACATTCAATGAAGAAAAGAAAGGAGAGCGAATAAAATTTTCAAGAAAATAAATTGATTTTGTTTGCTTACAAAAATCCGAAATACTACTTTTGCAGTCCGTTCAGATAGATGATCTGAAAAGTAATTTATATGGTGGTTGTAGCTCAGCTGGTTAGAGCACTGGTTTGTGGATCCAGGGGTCGCCGGTTCGAACCCGGTCTTCCACCCTTTGACCCCTCCTATGGAGGGGTTTTTTCATTTTTCAGGAATAAAAATGAACTCAAATGGCATATATTTTGTCTAAAAAAAGTAAAAAAACAAATCAACTATACTGTAATGTTTACATTATTTAAAGCTTCACCAAAATTCCCAAAGGTGCAACCGCTAAATGTTAAATTCATTCAGCGATATTTTGAGAAGTTTGAAGAGTCAATTAAGACTTTTGAAGAACTCCAAAAAGAAAGTGTTAGCTCTTAATTTGAGCATAGATTTAAAGGTTATGGAAACATAACCTTTATTTTTTGTCTAATTAGTTTTTCTTTCAATTAGTATAAACTATTTTTATGGAAATCTCCAAACTTTTAACCAAATGAGTTATATCCATTTTGACAAAACCCAACTAATAAATCTTAATTATTCTCTCGATCGCGAAATAATCAGAACTAATAGAGGAGGTTCTTACACCAGCACAACAATCATTGGATGTAATACAAGAAAATATCACGGGCTTTTGGTGTCTCCTCAACCACAAATAGACTCACAGCTCCATGTTTTGCTTTCTACAGTTCATGAAACAGTTATACAAAGAGGAGCTAGTTTTAACTTAGGTATCAATAAGTATCCGGGAAATTATTCCCCTCGTGGGCATAAATATTTGGAGGATTTTGATTCGGAGCCTATTCCAAAATTGACCTATCGTGTGGGAGGTGTTGTCTTGCAAAAAGAACTGATTCTTGACACCAATCGAGATAGAGTGATGATTAGATATACTCTTTTGGATGCCCATTCACCAACCAAAATCAGAATCAGCCCTTTCTTAGCATTCCGAGGTTATCACAGTCTTTCAAAAGAAAATGGTGATATCAACAAAGATTTTCAAAAGGCCCCAAATGGTGCGATTTTCCAGTTGTATCCAAATTATTCACCATTATTTTTACAATTGTCAAAGAAAAACCACTTTGAATCTAACCCTAATTGGTACAACAATATTGAGTATATCCTAGAAAGAGAACGTGGTTATGATTACCAG is drawn from Belliella baltica DSM 15883 and contains these coding sequences:
- a CDS encoding DUF4221 family protein, which gives rise to MIPVIFIFIFSCNDQDYGKFILKELDEIVVPVNDFALSNPGMISIYDSDSGEHVMIYNHVINKLQISEFPSGKLKLNIPLEFESEKRTKRFTGGTLIAEDSIFVTFYPPSLGMINFKGDLTFEQKLPESNYRVSHIGNGSMIPLFKSNGRIYGAQPFLMDHHRMSKEDVQKQQLVYSVSLEEDGAAWHEVFYSPTYWDEGKKLSYFSWAKRGDLIYISPFYDHQIQVFDTKTNQVVNVKTVKSSQVDNFNVVNQMPENESKSVIATLESGQYETFLYDKYRDVFYRVFLPPYPIEKQYEIEELRLMERSRPKTGIMVLDADLNILSEHIFDLFQVHSSDNFLVGKEGLYVSTNNMNSPSFTDDQMSYVKLKLDQ
- a CDS encoding DEAD/DEAH box helicase; amino-acid sequence: MSDSTPSFENFKLNKQLLEAVKEAGYTKPTPIQEKAIPLALAGHDVLGIAQTGTGKTAAYVLPILFKAKYAQGQHPRVLILAPTRELCMQIEEAVIDFGKFTDLRFVCLYGGLGPKPQIEKLKAGVDIIISTPGRFMDLYKKGEIFVREIKTMVMDEADKMLDMGFTPQIRAILEVIPTKRQNLLFSATFSEKVERLSTEFLEFPERVEISAQATTAETIYQIKYLVPNIKTKTNLLEHILADENVKRVIVFTKSRKNAESVFTYLSRKNLGEIRVIHANKGQNTRINSMEDFKAGDVRILVATDVAARGLDITMVSHVINFDVPLIYEDYVHRIGRTGRAEQDGAAITFVNPAEIYHFERIEEIIRMTVMEANIPDEVSITPTPFIEKQIYDREIDGQKRKENPDFKGGFHEKKAIPRPNPNKPKEKRGNKNSKAKRNRNQMKTQGKWKKKGG
- a CDS encoding dihydroorotase, which produces MKSILITGANIVNEGKITPLDILIQDGLFYNVGNDLSEFDADIKIDAKGKYIFPGLIDDQVHFREPGLTHKADIYTESKSAVAGGITTYMEMPNTVPQATTIELLEDKYKIASEKSLANYSFYLGATNDNIDEILKVDPENVCGIKVFQGSSTGNMLVDNQESLKRIFSECKLLIATHSENDNIIKENLEKYKAEFGEDIPTEYHPKIRTEEACYDASKRVVDLARQYGSKLHVLHISTAREVELFDNRLPLEEKRITAEACVHHLWFSEEDYQEKGNFIKWNPAIKTAEDRAGILKGVLEGNIDVIATDHAPHTLEEKSEKYLKAPSGGPLAQHSLVALLDLYHDRKIRLEEIAQKTSHNVAILFEIEKRGYIRPGYHADLVIVDLDSPWEVNRENVLSKCGWSPFEGHTFKSKITHTIVSGHLAYDNGTFNEEKKGERIKFSRK